The genome window CGTACAGCGCCTTTTCGCGCGCCATGACGTTGTAGCGGATATTGGTCAGTTCGGAATCCGCCAGCACGGCCTCGTTGTCCGGGAAGTCATCGCGCGTGACGATGGCCTTTACACCCGGCAGGGCCGCCGCCTTCGACGTGTCGATGGCGCGAATGCGGGCATGGGCGTGCGGACTGCGCAGAATCTTGGCGTGCAGCATGCCCGGTGCGGACATGTCCGCGCCGAACTTCGCGCGGCCGGTAACCTTGTCGACGCCGTCCGGGCGATTGTGGCGGTGGCCGACAACCTTGAACGGGTTCGGGGCGATGTCGCGATCAAGCGGCATTGCTTTCTCCTCTCATTTCGGCGGCGGCGGCCTGCACGGCGCGGATGATCTTGTCATAGCCGGTGCAGCGGCAGAGATTGCCGGCCAGCCAGTAACGGATTTCCGTTTCATCCGGATTGGGGTTCTTTTCCAGCAACGCCTTCGCGGCAACCAGGATACCCGGCGTGCAGATGCCGCATTGCAAGGCGGCATTGTCCAGGAACTGGCGCTGCAGCGGGTGCAGCGTTTCACCGTCCGACATGCCTTCGATGGTCGCGACGGAGCGGCCTTCGGCCTCGGCGCCAAGCACCAGACACGAACAGACCGGCCGGCCGTCCAGCATCACGGTGCAGGCGCCGCAATCGCCGGTGCCGCAGCCTTCCTTGGACCCGGTCATCTGCAGCCGGTCGCGCAGGACGTCGAGGAGGGTTTCCTCGGCGTCGCAGAGATATTCGACGGTATCGCCGTTGATCTCGGTGGTTACATGTACCTGGCTCATGGAAATCCCCGCTTATCGGTTGGCCAGCGCGCGTTCCAGCGCGATCCTGGCAGTGCGTTTGGCGAGCGTACCGGCGACTTCGACGCGGTATTCGACGGTTCCGCGCTTGTCGTCGATCGGTGATGCGGCGGCGGAGCATGCCGCGGCCAGCGCGTCGAGCGCGGCGTCGTCGACCTTCGTGCCGATCAGTGCCTTGGCCGCATCATCGACCAGCAGAACCTTGGCCGAAACGGCGCCCAGCGAGACCCGGGCATCGGTGCAGGTACCATCGCCGTCGACCGTCAGGCAGATTCCGACGCCGACCACGGCAATGTCCATCTCCGTGCGTGGAATGAAACGCAAATAGGCGTCTCCGGTCCCCTTCGGGCGGGCCGGCAGCAGGATCGATTCGACGATCTCTCCCTTCGCCAGGTTGGTCTTGCCCGGGCCGGCAACCACATCTTCGACCGGGATGTCCCGGGTTCCGTTCGGGCCGGTTACCCGTGCCGTTGCCCCCGCGGCGACCATGGCAGGCACGCTGTCGGCGGCGGGGGATGCATTGCAGAGGTTCCCGGCCATGGTGCAGCGGCCCTGAACCTGCGTCGAGCCAATCAGGCCCGACGCTTCGCACACACCGGGCCAGCCCGCGACGGCATCGGCATGTTCGTTCAACTCGGCGGTCGGGACAGCCGCGCCGACGCGCAGGCCCCCGTCTTCGGGAACGATCTGCCGCAGGGCCTCGATCCGTTTCAGATCGACAACCAGGTCCGGCTCGATATGGCCGGAACGCAGGCGCACCAGCAGGTCTGTACCCCCCGCGAGTACATGGGCCCGGCCGGATTCCCCGGCCAGCAGGGCGACGGCGTCCTGCACCGTCGTCGGACTCTCAAATCGCATCTATGTCACCTCTGAATGCCGAAGGGCGTTTCGTCCCGAAACCGACGGAACACCGTTTTCAGTCCTAAGTGTGGCGTTTCCAATACCCTGGTTCAAGCCGCAGAATTCTCAAGCGGCGTTGAATGCGGGCGGCTACTTCCGCATGCATGCCCCTTCCGGATCGTGTGGCGAAGCCGGAATAACGCGGGCGCTCCGTTCAACACCGACGATATGGACAGACAACTCCGTGCCCAGCTCCATATAGTCCGGTTCCAACAGGGCCATTGCCAGGCTCTTGCCGACGGTATGGCCATAGCCGCCGGACGTGACATACCCGACCCGCCGGCCGTCCTTCCAGACCGGTTCGTAGCCCGACGCGTCCGCGCCGTCGGATTCGACCTCCAGCGTGACGAGGCGCAGCGGGGCGGTGTTCCCGTCCTTTTCCTGACGGGCGGCGTCCTTACCGTGGAAATCGCCCTTGTCCCAGGCGATCCAGCGGTCCATGCCTGTCATGCCGGGCGTCCGGTCCTGCATGAACTCCGCGTTCCAGATGCCGAAGCTCTTTTCCAGTCGCAGGGAATTCATCGCATAGAATCCGAATTCGCGGATTCCGAACTCTGCCCCGGCTTCCAGAAGCATCTCGCGCAGGGCGATATGTTCCAGCGCGCCGCAATTGATCTCGTACCCCAGCTCGCCGGTCACGGACATGCGCGCGACCTTGGCCCGGATCAGGCCGACATCCAGGGTACGGCAGCCGAAAATCGGGAATGCCTCGTTGCTGACATCCTGGTGGGTCAGTTTCTCCAGGACTTTGCGAGAATTCGGGCCCGACAGGGAGAAGCCGCACGTCGCGTCGGAGATATCGCGGACCTGGACGCCCTCTTCCAGATGATCGTTGAACCAGCGCATGTGCCACTGACGCAGATAATAGGATCCCATGACCCACCAGGACCCGTCGCCCCAGTTGAACACGGTCAGATCGCCCTTCAGCTTGCCTTCCGGCGACAACATCGGGGCCAGTCGCGCGCGTCCGGGTTTCGGCAGGCGGCTTGCCATCATCCGGTCCAGCCAGGCTTCTGCACCCGCTCCGGTGATTTCATACCGGGAGAAACCGGTGATATCCAACAAGCCGACATTTTCGCGCACCGCCTTGCATTCCTCGGCGACGATGTCGAAGGCATTGGATCGCTTCAGGGTCGGCCCTTCCTTGAAACCCTCCGGACCGAAAACCAATGGCACTTCCAGGCCCCAGCTGTTGCCCCACTGGCAGCCGGCGGCGGTCATGCCGTCATAGGCCGGTGCCTTCTTCAACGGGCGACCGGCCGGCAACTGCTCGTTCGGGTAAGTCATCACAAATCGACGGGAATAGAATTGTCCGGTGGTCTGCTTGATGTATTCCCGGTTGGAGGTAAAGGCGCCGTAGCGGGCGATGTCCATTGGCCAGGCGTCGGCCTCGGTGTCGCCGTGGATCATCCATTCGGCCAGAGTCTTGCCGACACCGCCACCCTGTAGGAAGCCCGCCATCACACCGCAGGCCAGCCAGTAATTGCGCATGCCGGGGACCGGTCCGACCAGCGGGTTGCCGTCG of Alphaproteobacteria bacterium contains these proteins:
- a CDS encoding (2Fe-2S)-binding protein → MSQVHVTTEINGDTVEYLCDAEETLLDVLRDRLQMTGSKEGCGTGDCGACTVMLDGRPVCSCLVLGAEAEGRSVATIEGMSDGETLHPLQRQFLDNAALQCGICTPGILVAAKALLEKNPNPDETEIRYWLAGNLCRCTGYDKIIRAVQAAAAEMRGESNAA
- a CDS encoding xanthine dehydrogenase family protein subunit M, whose product is MRFESPTTVQDAVALLAGESGRAHVLAGGTDLLVRLRSGHIEPDLVVDLKRIEALRQIVPEDGGLRVGAAVPTAELNEHADAVAGWPGVCEASGLIGSTQVQGRCTMAGNLCNASPAADSVPAMVAAGATARVTGPNGTRDIPVEDVVAGPGKTNLAKGEIVESILLPARPKGTGDAYLRFIPRTEMDIAVVGVGICLTVDGDGTCTDARVSLGAVSAKVLLVDDAAKALIGTKVDDAALDALAAACSAAASPIDDKRGTVEYRVEVAGTLAKRTARIALERALANR
- a CDS encoding FAD-dependent oxidoreductase; the protein is MKSSYRVVVVGGGVVGASVLYHLAKFGWTDVALVERSVLTAGSSWHAAGGIHALNADPNMAALQAYTIDLLSEIEKESGQDIGLHMTGGITVAADPNRWEWLQSAYRIFQTIGIEDCYLMTPEEVKEKCPIMDITGVIGGLWADREGYIDTTGTVHAYAKAAKLRGAEVIEHNKVEELIQRPDGSWDVVTEKGTIHAEHVVNAGGLWAKQVGRMVGLDLPLSPLEHHYLVTDDIPEVAALDFEVPMTVDLEGFTYLRQDQKGVLLGIYEVHHKHWNMDGAPWDYGFELIQEDFDRIEKELEMGFNRYPCLQEVGVKRWVNGAFTFSPDGNPLVGPVPGMRNYWLACGVMAGFLQGGGVGKTLAEWMIHGDTEADAWPMDIARYGAFTSNREYIKQTTGQFYSRRFVMTYPNEQLPAGRPLKKAPAYDGMTAAGCQWGNSWGLEVPLVFGPEGFKEGPTLKRSNAFDIVAEECKAVRENVGLLDITGFSRYEITGAGAEAWLDRMMASRLPKPGRARLAPMLSPEGKLKGDLTVFNWGDGSWWVMGSYYLRQWHMRWFNDHLEEGVQVRDISDATCGFSLSGPNSRKVLEKLTHQDVSNEAFPIFGCRTLDVGLIRAKVARMSVTGELGYEINCGALEHIALREMLLEAGAEFGIREFGFYAMNSLRLEKSFGIWNAEFMQDRTPGMTGMDRWIAWDKGDFHGKDAARQEKDGNTAPLRLVTLEVESDGADASGYEPVWKDGRRVGYVTSGGYGHTVGKSLAMALLEPDYMELGTELSVHIVGVERSARVIPASPHDPEGACMRK